One genomic region from Nocardia vinacea encodes:
- a CDS encoding FadR/GntR family transcriptional regulator: MALQPVVKRSVSGDVFEQIAADVLSGELAPGATLPSERQLAEALGVSRPAVREALQRLAAAGLVAVRQGDATTVLDYRRGAGLEVLPRLLVQAGELEPKVARSILEARLHNGPKVAELAAIRLGKTESATVRATLDRTVDALAAEQDPIAQQRHAMEFWDHVVDAADSIVFRLMFNMLRAAYEPALAALAPIMSAEVGNVEAYRNLAAAIEAGAPEQAASTARTLLEPATTALIEVLEGTESIER, translated from the coding sequence ATGGCGTTGCAACCTGTGGTCAAGCGGTCGGTATCGGGCGATGTATTCGAGCAGATCGCGGCGGATGTGCTCAGTGGGGAATTGGCGCCCGGCGCGACGCTGCCCAGCGAGCGGCAGTTGGCGGAGGCTTTGGGAGTTTCACGGCCCGCGGTGCGGGAGGCGCTGCAGCGGTTGGCGGCGGCGGGACTGGTGGCGGTGCGGCAGGGAGATGCGACCACCGTGCTGGACTACCGGCGCGGAGCCGGGCTGGAGGTGCTGCCGCGACTGCTGGTTCAGGCCGGTGAGCTGGAACCGAAGGTCGCTCGCAGCATTCTGGAAGCGCGGCTGCACAACGGACCGAAGGTGGCCGAACTCGCGGCGATCCGGCTCGGCAAAACCGAGTCGGCCACCGTGCGCGCCACCCTGGATCGTACGGTCGACGCGCTTGCCGCCGAACAGGATCCGATCGCACAGCAGCGGCATGCGATGGAGTTCTGGGATCACGTCGTCGACGCCGCTGACTCCATTGTGTTCCGGCTGATGTTCAACATGTTGCGCGCCGCCTATGAACCCGCGCTCGCGGCGCTGGCCCCGATCATGTCCGCCGAGGTGGGCAATGTCGAGGCCTATCGAAACCTGGCCGCCGCCATCGAGGCAGGTGCGCCGGAACAGGCCGCAAGCACCGCTCGGACGCTGCTCGAACCGGCGACTACGGCCCTGATCGAAGTATTGGAGGGCACCGAAAGCATCGAACGCTGA
- a CDS encoding ABC transporter family substrate-binding protein yields MTTARIARQRRVGMRIAAPAVAIALILSGCGSGDDVTAGSSSIGTANDINPKDAGELRDGGNLRLALTNFPSTFNASHVDSDGEVSDLVGWALPGSVKSDAAGDITTDTNYFTEIKLTNTNPQTIVYTINPKAVWTDGTPITWEDLKSQAEALSGRNPAFQVAATQGYAQIGTVERGVDDRQAIVTMAQHYAEWQGIFSTVYPKASTATPQAFDDVDRNGLPVSAGPFMITSIDKAQQRIVLSRNPKWWGDTPKLDTVTYSVLDYSARLNALQNNELDSATVSGIDEVKTAANAPGIKVRRAAAPRFSHFTFNGAPGSILADPKLRVAISKGIDRQAIATSAQQGVVIDPKPLDNHIFMVGQKGYQNNAASVAYNPELAAKELDDLGWKLNGDVREKDGRKLEIRDVMYQQESWVQMAQIAQQNLAKIGVKLIIQTYPGNGLFTDVIDPGNFDVAQFTWSGGILPLGALPQIYAYDPANTLSNKGKIGSPELNALIERTIAELDPEKAIELANECDKMIFDEGFSLPIVQSAGTVAVREGLANYGAFGLASADYTKVGFEK; encoded by the coding sequence ATGACAACAGCACGTATCGCCCGGCAGCGCCGGGTGGGAATGCGGATCGCGGCACCCGCCGTCGCCATCGCGCTGATTCTGTCCGGGTGCGGGTCGGGCGATGACGTGACGGCCGGTTCGAGCTCGATCGGCACGGCCAACGACATCAATCCGAAGGACGCCGGCGAATTGCGCGACGGCGGGAATCTGCGGCTGGCGCTGACGAACTTCCCGTCGACCTTCAATGCATCGCATGTCGACTCCGACGGTGAGGTCTCCGATCTGGTCGGGTGGGCGCTGCCAGGGTCGGTCAAATCCGATGCGGCGGGCGACATCACCACTGACACCAACTATTTCACCGAGATCAAACTCACCAATACGAATCCGCAGACGATCGTCTACACGATCAATCCCAAGGCGGTCTGGACCGACGGGACGCCCATCACCTGGGAAGATCTGAAATCCCAGGCCGAAGCGCTCAGCGGGCGCAACCCGGCCTTCCAGGTGGCGGCAACCCAGGGCTATGCGCAGATCGGCACGGTCGAACGCGGCGTCGACGACCGGCAGGCGATCGTCACCATGGCCCAGCACTATGCGGAATGGCAGGGCATCTTCAGCACGGTGTACCCGAAGGCCTCGACCGCGACCCCGCAGGCCTTCGACGACGTCGACCGCAACGGTCTGCCTGTTTCGGCGGGTCCGTTCATGATCACCTCGATCGATAAGGCACAGCAGCGAATCGTGTTGAGCCGAAATCCGAAATGGTGGGGTGATACACCGAAGCTGGATACGGTCACCTACAGCGTGCTCGACTACTCCGCCCGGCTGAACGCACTGCAGAACAACGAACTGGATTCGGCGACGGTATCGGGCATCGATGAGGTCAAGACGGCCGCCAACGCGCCCGGCATCAAGGTGCGTCGCGCGGCCGCGCCGCGGTTCTCGCACTTCACCTTCAATGGCGCGCCCGGCTCGATCCTCGCGGATCCGAAACTGCGCGTTGCCATTTCGAAGGGTATCGATCGGCAGGCCATCGCAACCTCGGCACAGCAGGGCGTCGTGATCGACCCCAAGCCGCTCGACAACCACATTTTCATGGTTGGTCAGAAGGGCTATCAGAATAATGCCGCATCGGTGGCCTACAACCCCGAATTGGCCGCCAAAGAGCTCGATGACCTCGGGTGGAAGCTCAACGGTGATGTCCGCGAAAAGGACGGCCGCAAGCTGGAAATCCGCGATGTGATGTACCAGCAGGAGAGCTGGGTGCAGATGGCCCAGATCGCGCAGCAGAATCTGGCCAAGATCGGCGTCAAGCTGATCATCCAGACCTACCCGGGCAATGGGCTTTTCACCGATGTGATCGACCCGGGCAACTTCGATGTCGCCCAGTTCACCTGGAGCGGCGGCATCCTTCCGCTGGGTGCGCTGCCACAGATCTACGCCTACGACCCGGCGAATACGTTGAGCAATAAGGGCAAGATCGGCTCGCCCGAACTGAATGCGCTGATCGAGCGGACGATCGCCGAGCTCGATCCCGAAAAGGCCATCGAGCTGGCGAACGAATGCGACAAGATGATCTTCGACGAGGGCTTCTCGCTGCCCATCGTGCAGTCCGCGGGCACCGTGGCGGTGCGCGAGGGCCTGGCAAACTACGGCGCCTTCGGCCTCGCGTCGGCGGACTACACCAAGGTCGGGTTCGAGAAATGA
- a CDS encoding ABC transporter family substrate-binding protein, producing the protein MRFATAVAVPVVALGLIATGCSDNSITPGTVDIGSTNDINPKDRSELRDGGNLRLAITNFPENFNYLHIDGTTETTASVVNPTMPSPWVSNAAGELTVDHNYFTDIKLTNTSPQQVTYTINPKAVWSDGTPITWEDLRSQAAALSTADPGFLISSPSGFDRVEKVERGEDDRQAIVTFNKPYAEWQGQFSPLYPKAVTATPDAFTNADHDTLPVSSGPFMLTGIDRAQNRITLGRNPKWWGETPKLDTITLSVLDDTAVLPGIQNNEIDYAYMSGIENVTGARNSQNVVVRRTPEPSWSHLTFNGGKGALLADPQLRIAISKAIDRQALVTAAQNGVVENPTPLNNHIYMKGQKGYQDNSAPIAYDPGEAARMLDALGWKLNGDVREKDGRKLELRDVMYQQEGWVQTAQIVQQNLAKVGVKMTIQTVPGQGLFKDVIDPGNFDIAQFSWGGGVLPLGVLPQVYAYDPNNPNSQGSNKARIGSPELNGLIEQTIAELDPAKAIELANKCDQMIFAEGYSVPLQQASGTYAVRDNLANYGAFGLASPDYTKVGFLK; encoded by the coding sequence ATGAGATTCGCGACCGCCGTAGCAGTTCCGGTTGTCGCCCTCGGTCTGATCGCGACCGGTTGCTCCGACAACAGCATCACGCCCGGCACGGTCGATATCGGTAGTACCAACGACATCAACCCGAAGGATCGCAGCGAGCTGCGCGACGGCGGGAATCTGCGCCTGGCCATCACCAACTTCCCGGAGAACTTCAACTATCTGCATATCGACGGCACCACCGAAACCACGGCCTCGGTGGTCAATCCGACCATGCCGTCCCCTTGGGTGAGCAATGCCGCGGGAGAACTCACCGTCGATCACAATTACTTCACCGACATCAAGCTGACGAATACCAGCCCCCAGCAGGTCACCTACACGATCAACCCGAAGGCCGTATGGTCCGATGGCACCCCGATCACCTGGGAGGACCTGCGATCGCAGGCGGCCGCGCTGAGCACCGCGGACCCCGGCTTCCTCATCTCCTCCCCCAGCGGCTTCGACCGGGTCGAGAAGGTCGAACGAGGCGAGGATGACCGGCAGGCGATCGTCACTTTCAACAAGCCGTATGCCGAATGGCAGGGTCAATTCAGTCCGCTGTATCCGAAGGCCGTCACCGCTACCCCGGATGCGTTCACCAACGCCGACCACGACACCCTCCCGGTCAGCTCGGGTCCGTTCATGCTCACCGGCATCGATCGCGCGCAGAACCGGATCACGTTGGGCCGCAATCCGAAATGGTGGGGCGAAACCCCGAAGCTGGACACGATCACGCTCAGCGTGCTCGACGATACCGCGGTGCTGCCGGGGATCCAGAACAACGAGATCGACTATGCCTATATGTCCGGCATCGAGAATGTGACCGGCGCGAGGAACTCTCAGAACGTGGTGGTGCGGCGCACGCCCGAGCCCAGTTGGTCGCATTTGACCTTCAACGGCGGCAAGGGCGCCCTGCTCGCGGATCCACAACTGCGCATTGCCATTTCGAAGGCAATCGATCGGCAGGCCCTGGTGACCGCCGCCCAGAACGGCGTCGTCGAAAATCCGACGCCGCTGAACAACCACATCTACATGAAGGGCCAGAAGGGCTACCAGGACAATTCGGCTCCCATCGCCTACGACCCCGGCGAGGCGGCGCGGATGCTCGACGCGCTCGGGTGGAAGCTCAATGGCGATGTCCGCGAAAAGGACGGCCGAAAGCTGGAACTGCGCGACGTGATGTACCAGCAGGAGGGCTGGGTGCAGACCGCGCAGATCGTGCAGCAGAACCTGGCGAAGGTCGGGGTGAAGATGACCATCCAAACCGTACCCGGCCAAGGGTTGTTCAAGGATGTGATCGATCCGGGCAACTTCGACATCGCCCAATTCAGCTGGGGCGGTGGCGTTCTACCACTGGGGGTGCTGCCGCAGGTCTACGCGTATGACCCGAACAACCCGAACAGTCAGGGGAGCAATAAGGCCCGCATCGGATCCCCGGAATTGAATGGGCTGATCGAGCAGACCATTGCCGAACTCGATCCGGCGAAGGCCATCGAGTTGGCGAACAAATGCGATCAGATGATCTTCGCTGAGGGCTATTCGGTGCCATTGCAGCAGGCCTCGGGCACCTATGCGGTGCGCGACAACCTCGCCAACTACGGCGCGTTCGGCCTCGCCTCCCCCGACTACACCAAAGTCGGCTTCCTGAAGTGA
- a CDS encoding ABC transporter family substrate-binding protein, whose amino-acid sequence MRSRTRTKGTAPVAALGLIVLGLIAAGCGSGGDSTAGLSDTLGTTNDINPKSVDEVREGGNLRLATTSYPANWNTLSNDGNDGEIADIERPLMPRAFDTDAAGELSVNKDYFTDVALTNTSPQQVTYTINPKAVWSDGNPITWEDIKSEANALSGKDKRFLIAITNGFEFVDKVERGVDDRQAVLTFSHPYAEWRGQFAGNSSLFPKSVTADPDSFNNSLADAMGPSAGPFQVVSTDRSQGRIVLGHNPKWWGAEPKLDTITYSVLDHSAWTTALQNNELDLVQLTTVDDVQTVRNTGGLVVRRAPGNRWRHITFNGAPGSILSDAKVRVAISKAIDRQAIVSAIQNGLVENPKPLNNHIFLQGQAGYQDNSLGFDPTAAARELDEAGWKLNGDVREKDGRKLVIRDVMYNDPTWVQVAQIIQQNLAGIGVGLTIDTKPGAGYFTDVIQPGDFDAAQFIWIGDAFAFSSIRQAYYYDPNDLQGNYARVGSPELNALIDRTLSELDPAKALELANEVDRKVFEEGHSLPLMQSDGSFGVRANLANIGSPGLASYDYTKIGFVK is encoded by the coding sequence ATGCGATCGAGAACCCGAACCAAGGGGACGGCACCGGTTGCCGCGCTGGGTCTGATCGTGTTGGGTCTGATCGCGGCGGGCTGTGGTTCGGGCGGCGATTCGACGGCGGGGCTGTCGGATACGCTCGGCACCACCAACGACATCAACCCCAAGAGCGTCGACGAAGTCCGCGAGGGTGGGAATCTGCGCCTCGCGACCACGTCGTATCCGGCCAACTGGAACACCCTGTCCAACGACGGAAACGACGGCGAGATAGCCGATATCGAACGGCCGCTGATGCCGCGCGCGTTCGATACCGATGCCGCGGGCGAATTGTCCGTCAACAAGGACTATTTCACCGATGTCGCGCTGACCAACACCAGCCCGCAGCAGGTCACCTACACGATCAATCCGAAGGCCGTATGGTCCGACGGCAATCCGATCACCTGGGAAGACATCAAATCCGAGGCCAACGCGCTCAGCGGTAAGGACAAGCGATTCCTGATCGCCATCACCAACGGCTTCGAATTCGTGGACAAGGTGGAGCGCGGCGTCGACGACCGCCAGGCCGTCCTGACCTTCAGCCACCCGTACGCCGAATGGCGCGGCCAGTTCGCGGGCAATTCCTCACTGTTCCCGAAATCCGTTACCGCCGACCCGGATTCGTTCAACAACAGCCTCGCCGATGCGATGGGGCCCAGTGCCGGACCATTCCAGGTCGTCTCCACCGACCGGTCGCAGGGCCGAATCGTGCTGGGCCACAACCCGAAATGGTGGGGGGCCGAGCCCAAGCTCGACACCATCACCTACAGCGTGCTCGATCACTCGGCTTGGACGACGGCGCTGCAGAACAACGAGCTCGACCTGGTGCAGCTGACCACGGTCGACGACGTCCAGACGGTGCGCAATACCGGCGGCCTGGTGGTGCGCCGCGCACCGGGTAATCGCTGGCGCCACATCACCTTCAACGGCGCGCCGGGGTCCATCCTGTCCGATGCCAAGGTGCGCGTCGCCATTTCGAAGGCCATCGATCGGCAGGCGATCGTCAGCGCGATTCAGAACGGCCTGGTCGAGAATCCGAAGCCGCTGAACAATCACATCTTCCTACAGGGACAGGCGGGCTACCAGGACAACAGCCTCGGCTTCGACCCGACCGCCGCCGCGCGCGAACTCGACGAGGCGGGGTGGAAACTCAACGGCGATGTGCGGGAGAAGGACGGGCGCAAGCTCGTCATCCGCGATGTCATGTACAACGATCCGACCTGGGTGCAGGTCGCCCAGATCATCCAACAGAACCTCGCCGGAATCGGCGTAGGGCTGACCATCGACACCAAGCCCGGCGCGGGGTATTTCACCGATGTCATCCAGCCCGGCGATTTCGACGCCGCCCAGTTCATCTGGATCGGTGATGCATTCGCGTTCAGCAGTATTCGACAGGCGTACTACTACGACCCGAACGATTTGCAGGGCAATTACGCCCGCGTCGGCTCGCCGGAGCTCAATGCCCTGATCGATCGCACCCTCTCGGAACTGGATCCCGCGAAGGCGCTCGAGCTGGCCAATGAGGTGGATCGCAAGGTGTTCGAGGAGGGTCATTCGCTGCCGCTGATGCAGAGCGACGGCAGCTTCGGCGTCCGCGCGAATCTCGCCAATATCGGTTCCCCCGGCCTCGCGTCCTACGACTACACCAAGATCGGATTCGTGAAATGA
- a CDS encoding sterol desaturase family protein — MTKPQSSSKDSATTREPVRQDERPLRRGLTLAAAFREFIRHPSPWLIGTTLVAALVARIIMGDWQSTDALVPAFMLAVFPVFEWIVHVTVLHWRPRQLGPIPIDSELARKHREHHVDPRNIPLIFIPTKTLSVLVVVLIAIATLAFPRLGLGLTFLLMITALGLGYEWTHYLIHTDYKPKGSLYRAVWRNHRHHHYKNEHYWFTVTTSGTADRLLGTYPDPATTETSPTARHLHSA; from the coding sequence ATGACGAAACCACAATCATCCAGCAAGGATTCGGCCACAACGCGCGAGCCTGTGCGTCAAGACGAGCGGCCCCTGCGCCGCGGCCTCACCCTCGCCGCCGCCTTCCGCGAATTCATCCGGCACCCCTCGCCATGGCTGATCGGCACCACCCTGGTGGCGGCGCTGGTCGCCCGAATCATCATGGGCGACTGGCAATCGACCGATGCGCTGGTGCCCGCGTTCATGCTCGCGGTCTTCCCGGTCTTCGAATGGATCGTGCACGTCACGGTATTGCATTGGCGGCCGAGGCAACTCGGCCCGATCCCGATCGATAGCGAACTGGCGCGCAAACACCGTGAGCACCATGTGGATCCGCGCAATATCCCGCTGATCTTCATCCCGACCAAGACGCTTTCGGTACTGGTGGTCGTCCTGATCGCGATCGCGACCCTGGCCTTTCCCCGCCTCGGCCTCGGCCTGACCTTCCTGCTGATGATCACCGCCCTCGGCCTCGGCTACGAGTGGACCCACTACCTGATCCACACCGACTACAAGCCGAAAGGCTCGCTCTACCGGGCGGTTTGGCGCAACCATCGCCACCACCACTACAAGAACGAGCACTACTGGTTCACCGTGACCACCTCCGGCACCGCCGACCGTCTGCTCGGCACCTATCCCGATCCGGCGACCACGGAAACCTCCCCGACAGCCCGGCACCTGCACTCGGCCTGA